The Roseococcus microcysteis genome contains a region encoding:
- the rsmH gene encoding 16S rRNA (cytosine(1402)-N(4))-methyltransferase RsmH: MTHIPVMLDEVLRTLAPRAGEVILDGTFGGGGYASAFLDAAPCTLWAMDRDPDAIARGAALAARHPGRLHLIEGRFGDMVAHLAARGVTALDGVVLDLGVSSFQLDTPDRGFSFRADGPLDMRMGRDGPSAADLVNTLEERELAELIWEFGEERHSRRVARAIIRARGEAPFTTTAQLAEVIRRAVPRDPSGLDGATRSFQALRIRVNDELGEVTRGLEAAMSLLSPGGRIVVVSFHSLEDRIVKRAFQKASGRMPAASRHDPGALIAAPAPTGFELLTPRSLRPSAAEIAANPRSRSAHLRALRRKPEAVPC, from the coding sequence ATGACGCATATCCCCGTCATGCTCGACGAAGTCCTGCGCACGCTGGCCCCCCGCGCCGGCGAGGTGATCCTGGACGGCACCTTCGGCGGCGGCGGCTATGCATCGGCTTTCCTCGACGCCGCCCCCTGCACCCTCTGGGCCATGGACCGCGACCCCGACGCCATCGCGCGCGGCGCCGCCCTCGCCGCGCGGCATCCCGGGCGGCTGCACCTCATCGAGGGCCGATTCGGCGACATGGTGGCGCATCTCGCCGCGCGTGGTGTCACGGCGCTCGATGGCGTGGTGCTCGATCTCGGCGTCTCCTCCTTCCAGCTCGACACGCCCGATCGCGGATTCTCCTTCCGCGCGGACGGGCCGCTCGACATGCGCATGGGCCGCGACGGGCCTTCCGCCGCCGACCTCGTGAACACGCTGGAGGAGCGCGAGCTGGCCGAGCTGATCTGGGAATTCGGCGAGGAACGCCATTCGCGCCGCGTGGCCCGCGCCATCATCCGCGCGCGCGGCGAAGCCCCCTTCACCACCACCGCGCAGCTCGCCGAAGTGATCCGCCGCGCCGTCCCGCGCGACCCCTCGGGCCTCGATGGCGCGACGCGCAGCTTCCAGGCGCTGCGCATTCGCGTGAATGACGAGCTGGGGGAGGTCACGCGCGGGCTGGAAGCTGCGATGAGTCTGCTTTCACCCGGTGGGCGAATCGTTGTGGTGTCTTTTCACTCGCTGGAAGATCGCATCGTGAAGCGCGCCTTCCAGAAAGCCTCTGGCCGCATGCCCGCCGCCTCCCGCCATGATCCGGGCGCGCTGATCGCCGCGCCCGCGCCCACCGGCTTCGAGCTGCTGACGCCGCGCTCGCTCCGTCCTTCCGCCGCCGAGATCGCCGCCAACCCACGTTCCCGCAGCGCGCATCTGCGCGCGCTGCGCCGCAAGCCCGAGGCCGTGCCATGCTGA
- the ftsL gene encoding cell division protein FtsL, translating into MLIRPLAFLGCLAFLGTGFHVYSIKAEVDAVEAELRRTLQATEAERVQTRTLSAEWARLTDQDRLQALASAHLPDLVPTTPQQFLRVADAGRRLPAPTDFAGGPSAFRTRTDVAAAPGEVLVFSARTMFADARPAATLADARPAATLADARPAATLADARPAATVAEARPVSDAPAPAAVAPVAAAVAPVAAPVPAPQAVAVAAPVAPRATPVAARAPEPRRAPEPRPAPRLAEAPVRPAPPPREVAAARPAADPALRTAMHVRAAPMAPPMPQAGSMLGGGISLPPPVPFGR; encoded by the coding sequence ATGCTGATCCGACCCCTCGCCTTCCTGGGCTGCCTCGCCTTCCTGGGCACGGGCTTCCACGTCTATTCCATCAAGGCCGAGGTGGACGCGGTGGAGGCGGAGCTGCGCCGCACCTTACAGGCGACCGAGGCCGAGCGCGTGCAGACGCGCACCCTCTCCGCCGAATGGGCGCGGCTGACCGACCAGGACCGGCTGCAGGCGCTGGCCTCGGCGCACCTGCCGGACCTGGTGCCCACCACGCCGCAGCAATTCCTCCGCGTGGCCGATGCCGGGCGGCGCCTGCCCGCGCCCACGGATTTCGCCGGCGGCCCCAGCGCCTTCCGCACGCGCACCGATGTGGCGGCCGCGCCGGGCGAGGTGCTGGTCTTCTCCGCGCGCACGATGTTTGCGGATGCGCGGCCTGCCGCGACGCTGGCCGATGCGCGGCCCGCCGCGACGTTGGCTGACGCGCGGCCCGCCGCGACCTTGGCCGACGCGCGGCCCGCCGCGACAGTCGCGGAGGCGCGGCCCGTCTCCGATGCGCCGGCGCCGGCCGCGGTGGCACCGGTCGCGGCGGCGGTGGCGCCCGTGGCAGCACCCGTCCCCGCGCCGCAGGCCGTGGCGGTGGCCGCGCCCGTCGCCCCCCGCGCCACCCCCGTGGCCGCACGCGCCCCCGAGCCTCGCCGTGCGCCGGAACCCCGCCCCGCCCCGCGCCTGGCCGAGGCCCCGGTTCGCCCGGCCCCGCCCCCGCGTGAAGTCGCCGCCGCACGCCCCGCCGCCGACCCCGCGCTGCGCACGGCCATGCATGTCCGCGCCGCGCCCATGGCGCCGCCCATGCCGCAGGCGGGCTCCATGCTCGGCGGCGGCATCTCCCTGCCGCCCCCCGTGCCCTTCGGCCGATGA
- a CDS encoding peptidoglycan D,D-transpeptidase FtsI family protein, with product MRARLGFATFGFAVLFGAVAVTLADRTVINPASSAIAQPRPLPRAEPPVTRAEIVDRNNEVLAVTVRGRALYARPAHIQDPEAVAALLHPILPHLDRERLVARLSPPYVFAYIDRFITPRQEEAINALGIVGLNFETAERRTYPRGRDAAHVLGLVDVDNQGLFGAERWFDERLRVDRNALRLSLDIRVQRELRETLAHTVERFSGIGGVAMLMDVNTGEMLGMASLPDFSGADPAGSPAGNRFHRAVEGVYEPGSTMKLLTAAMALELGTVQMHSGFDASRPIRFGRHSISDFRGKNRWLALPEIIAYSSNIASAHMAMTVGTARHREFLARFGIARHQRLGIELPESAAILLPGERDWRDIHTMTIGFGHGVSITPLHVINAAATLANGGLFRTPTILAQPDGAEREGTRVISERTSHQMRRLMRIAVTEGSARGANAPGYFVGGKTGTALKPNPGGRGYSTDRRVSAFVGVFPMHAPRYAVYLMVDEPRPRADTGPFATAGVVAAPAAGRVIQRVAPILGLVPETERVAEIEQALHVPLQPARPRAAPAAPSVAAPRPSATRPAPAIAPTLPEVAPIRRTGLPGGAIQTAEGRHASP from the coding sequence ATGCGCGCGCGGCTGGGCTTCGCCACCTTCGGCTTCGCGGTGCTGTTCGGCGCGGTCGCGGTCACGCTGGCGGACCGCACGGTGATCAACCCGGCTTCCTCGGCCATCGCGCAGCCCCGCCCCCTTCCGCGCGCCGAGCCGCCGGTGACGCGCGCCGAGATCGTGGACCGCAACAACGAGGTGCTGGCGGTCACGGTGCGCGGCCGCGCCCTCTACGCGCGCCCCGCCCATATCCAGGACCCCGAGGCGGTGGCGGCGCTGCTGCACCCCATCCTGCCGCATCTGGACCGCGAACGGCTGGTGGCGCGCCTCTCGCCGCCCTACGTCTTCGCCTACATTGATCGCTTCATCACGCCCCGCCAGGAAGAGGCGATCAACGCGCTCGGCATCGTCGGCCTGAACTTCGAGACGGCGGAGCGCCGCACCTACCCCCGTGGCCGCGACGCCGCCCATGTGCTGGGCCTGGTGGATGTGGACAACCAAGGCCTCTTCGGCGCCGAGCGCTGGTTCGATGAGCGGCTGCGCGTGGACCGCAACGCGCTGCGCCTCTCGCTCGACATCCGGGTGCAGCGCGAGCTGCGCGAGACGCTGGCCCACACCGTCGAACGCTTCAGCGGCATCGGCGGTGTCGCCATGCTGATGGACGTGAACACGGGCGAGATGCTGGGCATGGCCTCCCTGCCCGATTTCAGCGGCGCGGACCCCGCGGGCTCGCCCGCCGGCAACCGCTTCCACCGCGCGGTGGAGGGCGTCTATGAGCCCGGCTCCACCATGAAGCTGCTGACGGCGGCCATGGCGCTGGAACTGGGCACGGTGCAGATGCATTCGGGCTTCGACGCCTCGCGCCCCATCCGCTTCGGCCGGCACAGCATCAGCGATTTCCGGGGCAAGAACCGCTGGCTCGCCCTGCCCGAGATCATCGCCTATTCGTCCAACATCGCCTCCGCGCACATGGCGATGACGGTGGGCACGGCGCGGCACCGGGAATTCCTGGCGCGCTTCGGCATCGCGCGCCACCAGCGCCTGGGCATCGAGCTGCCGGAATCGGCGGCCATCCTGCTGCCCGGCGAGCGCGACTGGCGCGACATCCACACCATGACCATCGGCTTCGGCCATGGCGTGTCCATCACGCCGCTGCACGTCATCAACGCCGCCGCCACGCTGGCCAATGGCGGGCTGTTCCGCACGCCCACCATCCTGGCCCAGCCGGACGGGGCGGAGCGCGAGGGCACGCGCGTGATCAGCGAGCGCACCTCGCACCAGATGCGCCGGCTGATGCGCATCGCGGTGACGGAGGGCTCGGCCCGCGGCGCCAATGCGCCCGGCTATTTCGTGGGCGGCAAGACGGGCACGGCGCTGAAGCCCAACCCCGGCGGGCGCGGCTATTCGACCGACCGGCGCGTCTCCGCCTTCGTGGGCGTCTTCCCGATGCACGCGCCGCGCTATGCCGTCTATCTCATGGTGGATGAGCCGCGGCCGCGCGCGGACACCGGCCCCTTCGCGACCGCGGGCGTGGTCGCGGCGCCGGCGGCCGGCCGCGTGATCCAGCGCGTGGCGCCCATCCTGGGCCTGGTGCCCGAGACGGAGCGTGTGGCCGAGATCGAGCAGGCGCTGCATGTGCCGCTGCAGCCGGCCCGCCCGCGGGCCGCGCCCGCCGCGCCCTCGGTCGCGGCGCCGCGCCCCTCCGCCACGCGCCCCGCCCCCGCCATCGCGCCCACCTTGCCCGAGGTGGCGCCCATCCGCCGCACCGGCTTGCCCGGGGGCGCCATCCAGACGGCCGAGGGCCGCCATGCTTCTCCATGA
- a CDS encoding UDP-N-acetylmuramoyl-L-alanyl-D-glutamate--2,6-diaminopimelate ligase: MLLHDLLARAGLTAEGPDAEITGLTADSRAVRPGFLFAALPGLRADGARFIADARARGAVAVLAGAGVAGEPSLAWITAADPRLALARLAAAFHGAQPAHVVAVTGTNGKTSTVEFTRQLLAAEGMAAASLGTLGLRAPGLPEEESLTTPDPVALHATLARLHGAGVTHLAMEASSHGLDQRRLDGVRLAAAGFTNLTRDHLDYHGGMAAYRAAKLRLFDTLLPAGAPAVLHMGMEAETLEALRRVIATRGLRGIAVGEDAGEVALLSHTPLPRGQRLSLDLAGVRGEVEIPLPGRFQADNLLVALGLALGLGVAPAALLAALPALSGVRGRMELAATLPNGAAIYVDYAHTPDALARLLAALRPHVAPGARLHVLFGAGGDRDPGKRPLMGAAAAQGADRVWVTDDNPRSEDPAAIRAAVRQGAPGAVDAGGREDAIGAALAALGPGDVLAVAGKGHERGQSIAGVTHPFDDVEVVRRLAGRVAA; this comes from the coding sequence ATGCTTCTCCATGACCTGCTGGCCCGCGCGGGTCTGACCGCCGAAGGTCCTGACGCCGAGATCACGGGACTGACGGCCGACAGCCGCGCGGTGAGGCCGGGCTTCCTCTTCGCCGCCCTGCCCGGCCTGCGCGCCGATGGCGCGCGCTTCATCGCCGATGCGCGCGCGCGCGGCGCGGTGGCCGTGCTGGCGGGGGCCGGCGTGGCGGGTGAACCGAGCCTCGCCTGGATCACGGCGGCCGACCCGCGCCTGGCATTGGCCCGCCTCGCCGCCGCCTTCCATGGCGCGCAGCCCGCGCATGTGGTCGCCGTCACGGGCACCAATGGCAAGACCAGCACGGTGGAGTTCACCCGGCAGTTGCTGGCGGCCGAGGGGATGGCCGCGGCCTCGCTCGGCACGCTCGGCCTGCGGGCACCCGGATTGCCGGAGGAGGAGAGCCTCACCACGCCCGACCCCGTGGCGCTGCACGCCACGCTGGCGCGGCTGCACGGGGCGGGGGTGACGCATCTCGCCATGGAGGCGAGCTCGCACGGGCTGGACCAGCGGCGGCTGGACGGGGTGCGGCTGGCGGCGGCGGGCTTCACCAACCTGACGCGCGACCATCTGGATTATCACGGCGGCATGGCCGCATACCGCGCGGCCAAGCTGCGGCTGTTCGACACGCTGCTGCCCGCCGGCGCGCCCGCCGTGCTGCACATGGGCATGGAGGCGGAGACGCTGGAGGCGCTGCGCCGCGTCATCGCGACGCGCGGGCTGCGCGGCATCGCGGTGGGCGAGGATGCGGGCGAGGTCGCCCTGCTCTCCCACACGCCGCTGCCGCGCGGGCAGCGTCTCAGCCTCGATCTCGCGGGCGTGCGGGGCGAGGTGGAGATTCCCCTGCCCGGCCGTTTCCAGGCCGACAACCTGCTGGTGGCGCTGGGGCTGGCGCTCGGCCTCGGCGTCGCGCCCGCCGCGCTGCTGGCCGCGCTGCCCGCCCTCTCCGGCGTGCGGGGGCGGATGGAGCTGGCCGCCACCCTGCCGAATGGCGCCGCCATCTATGTGGACTACGCCCATACGCCCGATGCGCTGGCGCGGCTGCTGGCGGCGCTCCGGCCCCATGTCGCGCCGGGGGCGCGGCTGCATGTGCTGTTCGGCGCCGGCGGCGACCGCGACCCGGGCAAGCGGCCCCTGATGGGCGCGGCCGCCGCCCAGGGCGCCGACAGGGTGTGGGTGACGGATGACAACCCGCGCTCCGAGGACCCCGCCGCCATCCGCGCCGCCGTGCGCCAGGGCGCGCCGGGGGCGGTGGATGCGGGGGGACGCGAGGACGCCATCGGGGCGGCGCTGGCGGCGCTCGGCCCCGGCGACGTGCTGGCCGTGGCCGGCAAGGGGCATGAGCGGGGGCAGAGCATCGCGGGCGTGACCCACCCCTTCGACGATGTGGAGGTGGTGCGCCGCCTCGCGGGACGGGTGGCGGCATGA
- a CDS encoding UDP-N-acetylmuramoyl-tripeptide--D-alanyl-D-alanine ligase has translation MSALWTAGELRAATGGACGDELAVTGITIDTRATGAGDLFVALRAARDGHDFVAEAFLRGAAAMVDRDMSGGPTLRVADTLAGLTALGAAGRARSAARVIAVTGSVGKTTTKDMLARACAGLGPTHAAAASHNNHWGVPLTLARLPRDAEWAVIEIGMNNPGEIAPLARLATPHVAVITTIGTAHIGNMGSVEAIADEKAAIMAGLGAGGIAVLPQDSPHFPRLAAHAAAFGARVIGFGEGPECAARLLAFRGEAMGSVSECDLLGRHVEIRLAQPGRHMALNALAALTAIQAAGGDAGLAAAALDGFGAAAGRGAMRRIATPDGGTALLLDESYNASDTAVRAALAVLAGQKARRRIAVLGDMLEMGEFGPDLHAGLASDAADAAELVFACGPLMGHLFAALPPARRGAHMPDAASLAPVVAAALREGDAVLVKGSLGMRMAEIIRALTERTA, from the coding sequence ATGAGCGCGCTCTGGACCGCCGGGGAACTCCGCGCGGCCACGGGCGGCGCCTGCGGCGATGAGCTGGCCGTGACCGGCATCACCATTGACACCCGCGCGACCGGGGCGGGCGACCTCTTCGTGGCGCTGCGGGCCGCGCGCGACGGGCATGACTTCGTGGCCGAGGCCTTCCTGCGCGGCGCCGCCGCCATGGTGGACCGCGACATGTCGGGCGGCCCCACCCTGCGCGTGGCCGACACGCTGGCCGGGCTGACGGCGCTGGGCGCGGCCGGCCGGGCGCGGAGTGCCGCGCGCGTGATCGCCGTGACAGGCTCGGTCGGCAAGACCACCACCAAGGACATGCTGGCGCGGGCCTGCGCGGGGCTCGGCCCCACCCATGCCGCGGCGGCCAGCCACAACAACCATTGGGGCGTGCCGCTGACCCTGGCCCGCCTGCCGCGCGACGCGGAATGGGCCGTCATCGAGATCGGCATGAACAACCCGGGCGAGATCGCGCCGCTGGCCCGCCTCGCCACGCCGCATGTGGCCGTCATCACCACCATCGGCACGGCGCATATCGGCAATATGGGCAGCGTGGAGGCCATCGCGGATGAGAAGGCCGCAATCATGGCAGGCCTCGGCGCGGGGGGGATCGCGGTGCTGCCGCAGGACAGCCCGCACTTCCCCCGCCTCGCCGCCCACGCCGCCGCGTTCGGCGCGCGGGTCATCGGCTTCGGCGAGGGGCCGGAATGCGCCGCCCGCCTGCTCGCCTTCCGGGGCGAGGCCATGGGCAGCGTCTCCGAATGCGACCTGCTGGGCCGGCATGTGGAAATCCGCCTCGCCCAGCCGGGCCGGCACATGGCGCTGAACGCGCTGGCGGCGCTGACGGCCATCCAGGCGGCGGGCGGCGATGCCGGGCTGGCCGCGGCCGCGCTGGACGGTTTCGGCGCCGCGGCCGGGCGGGGGGCCATGCGCCGCATCGCCACGCCGGATGGCGGCACGGCCCTGCTGCTGGACGAGAGCTACAACGCCTCCGACACCGCCGTGCGCGCGGCGCTTGCGGTGCTGGCCGGGCAGAAGGCCCGCCGGCGCATCGCCGTGCTGGGCGACATGCTGGAAATGGGCGAATTCGGCCCGGACCTGCATGCCGGGCTGGCCAGCGATGCGGCGGACGCGGCCGAGCTGGTGTTTGCCTGCGGGCCCCTGATGGGGCATCTCTTCGCCGCCCTGCCCCCCGCCCGCCGGGGGGCGCATATGCCGGACGCGGCCAGCCTCGCCCCCGTGGTGGCGGCGGCGCTGCGCGAGGGCGATGCGGTGCTGGTGAAAGGTTCCCTCGGCATGCGGATGGCCGAGATCATCCGCGCCCTGACCGAGAGGACTGCCTGA
- the mraY gene encoding phospho-N-acetylmuramoyl-pentapeptide-transferase, whose amino-acid sequence MLPILLAPLADEFIMFNLVRYLTFRAGAACMTALVLCLAFGKPIIAWLRTFQPAGQPIREDGPQSHLLTKKGTPTMGGVLILFSLTIAVLLWADLRNGFVWPVLLVTLGYGALGFADDWMKVTKRNTKGVSGRMKLLVQGGIALAAAIWMSLLLPPGLSSNMAVPFFKDILIPLGILFPLIAAFVMVGASNAVNLTDGLDGLAIVPVMIAAAVFALIAYLVGNRIFADYLQLHGVPGAGELAVFCSALIGASLGFLWFNAPPAAVFMGDTGSLALGGALGSIAVATKHEMVLAIVGGLFVVETLSVIIQVFWFKRTGRRVFLMAPLHHHFEKKGWAEPTIVIRFWIIAMVLGLIGLSTLKIR is encoded by the coding sequence ATGCTGCCCATTTTGCTCGCCCCGCTCGCGGACGAGTTCATCATGTTCAACCTGGTGCGCTACCTGACCTTCCGCGCGGGGGCGGCCTGCATGACGGCGCTGGTGCTCTGCCTCGCCTTCGGCAAGCCCATCATCGCCTGGCTGCGGACCTTCCAGCCGGCGGGCCAGCCCATCCGCGAGGACGGGCCGCAAAGCCACCTGCTGACCAAGAAGGGCACGCCCACCATGGGCGGGGTGCTGATCCTCTTCTCGCTCACCATCGCGGTGCTGCTCTGGGCCGATCTGCGCAACGGCTTCGTCTGGCCGGTGCTGCTGGTGACGCTGGGCTATGGCGCGCTGGGCTTCGCCGATGACTGGATGAAGGTGACCAAGCGCAACACCAAGGGCGTGTCGGGGCGGATGAAGCTGCTGGTGCAGGGCGGCATCGCGCTGGCGGCGGCCATCTGGATGAGCCTGCTGCTGCCGCCCGGCCTGTCCAGCAACATGGCGGTGCCCTTCTTCAAGGACATCCTGATCCCGCTGGGCATCCTCTTCCCGCTGATCGCGGCCTTCGTGATGGTGGGCGCGTCGAACGCCGTGAACCTGACGGATGGGCTGGACGGGCTGGCCATCGTGCCGGTGATGATCGCGGCGGCGGTCTTCGCGCTGATCGCCTATCTCGTCGGCAACCGCATCTTCGCGGACTACCTGCAGCTGCATGGCGTGCCCGGCGCGGGGGAGCTCGCGGTGTTCTGCTCGGCGCTGATCGGCGCCTCGCTGGGCTTCCTGTGGTTCAACGCGCCGCCGGCGGCGGTGTTCATGGGCGATACGGGCTCGCTGGCGCTGGGTGGCGCGCTGGGCTCCATCGCGGTCGCCACCAAGCACGAGATGGTGCTGGCCATCGTGGGCGGGCTGTTCGTGGTGGAGACGCTCTCCGTCATCATCCAGGTGTTCTGGTTCAAGCGGACGGGGCGGCGCGTCTTCCTGATGGCGCCGCTGCACCACCATTTCGAGAAGAAGGGCTGGGCCGAACCGACCATCGTGATCCGCTTCTGGATCATCGCGATGGTGCTGGGGCTGATCGGCCTCTCCACGCTGAAGATCCGCTGA
- the murD gene encoding UDP-N-acetylmuramoyl-L-alanine--D-glutamate ligase: MAPFAPFAGMRVAVVGLGRAGLPAARRLAEWGAEVTAWDDREGARAEAASAGLRVADPAAGFDFDALLLSPGIPHSLPAPHPAAAAARAAGKPVLSDVEFLHRAVRASGSRARFAGITGTNGKSTTTALLGHLLARAGVPCAVGGNLGPAALDMPLLGDDGVYVLEMSSYMLERIATLRFNCAAMLNLSPDHLDRHGDMAGYLAAKARIFARQEAGDVAVLGQGDAPTRGLAAGLAARVVPLAEGGVWWEGHLLRDARGEIADLAACPTLPGAHNAQNAAAACAMAMALGVDRATLADGLSTYPGLPHRQEVVRRIGPVAFVNDSKATNADSTAWALSSYPRVVWIAGGMGKAGGIEPLAPFFDRVAEAFLIGRDAAEFATTLAAHGVKHRLCGTLEAAVPLAAQAAMSGAAEVVLLSPAAASWDQFTGFDARGDAFRALVAALPQGMPA; this comes from the coding sequence ATGGCCCCCTTCGCCCCCTTCGCCGGGATGCGCGTCGCGGTGGTGGGGCTCGGCCGCGCCGGGCTGCCGGCCGCGCGGCGCCTGGCCGAATGGGGGGCGGAGGTGACGGCCTGGGATGACCGCGAGGGGGCGCGGGCGGAGGCCGCTTCGGCCGGGCTGCGCGTGGCGGATCCGGCCGCGGGCTTCGATTTCGACGCGCTGCTGCTCTCGCCCGGCATCCCGCACAGCCTGCCCGCGCCGCACCCGGCGGCGGCGGCGGCGCGGGCGGCGGGCAAGCCCGTGCTGAGCGATGTGGAGTTCCTGCATCGCGCCGTGCGCGCCAGCGGTTCGCGCGCGCGCTTCGCGGGCATCACGGGCACCAATGGCAAGAGCACGACGACGGCGCTGCTGGGCCACCTGCTGGCGCGGGCCGGCGTGCCCTGCGCGGTGGGCGGCAATCTGGGCCCCGCGGCGCTGGACATGCCGCTGCTGGGCGATGACGGCGTGTATGTGCTGGAGATGTCCTCCTACATGCTGGAGCGAATCGCGACACTTCGATTCAACTGCGCCGCGATGCTGAACCTCAGCCCCGACCATCTGGACCGGCATGGCGACATGGCGGGCTACCTCGCCGCCAAGGCGCGCATCTTCGCGCGGCAGGAGGCGGGGGATGTGGCGGTGCTGGGCCAGGGCGATGCGCCCACGCGCGGGCTCGCTGCGGGCCTGGCCGCGCGGGTGGTGCCGCTGGCCGAGGGCGGCGTGTGGTGGGAGGGCCACCTGCTGCGCGATGCGCGCGGCGAGATCGCGGACCTCGCCGCCTGCCCCACCCTGCCCGGCGCGCACAACGCGCAGAACGCGGCCGCCGCCTGCGCCATGGCCATGGCGTTGGGCGTGGACCGCGCCACGCTGGCCGATGGGCTTTCCACCTATCCCGGCCTGCCCCACCGGCAGGAGGTGGTGCGGCGCATCGGCCCCGTCGCCTTCGTGAATGACAGCAAGGCCACCAATGCCGACAGCACGGCCTGGGCGCTCTCCTCCTATCCGCGCGTGGTCTGGATCGCGGGCGGGATGGGCAAGGCGGGCGGGATCGAGCCCCTCGCCCCCTTCTTCGACCGCGTGGCCGAGGCCTTCCTGATCGGCCGCGACGCCGCCGAATTCGCCACGACCCTCGCCGCCCATGGGGTGAAGCACCGGCTCTGCGGCACGCTGGAGGCGGCGGTGCCTCTGGCCGCGCAGGCCGCCATGTCGGGTGCGGCGGAGGTGGTGCTGCTCTCGCCCGCCGCCGCCTCCTGGGACCAGTTCACGGGCTTCGACGCGCGGGGCGATGCCTTCCGCGCCCTGGTCGCCGCCCTGCCACAAGGAATGCCCGCATGA